A region from the Perca fluviatilis chromosome 16, GENO_Pfluv_1.0, whole genome shotgun sequence genome encodes:
- the LOC120543574 gene encoding arachidonate 5-lipoxygenase-activating protein, with amino-acid sequence MDIVVENIYLLVIVTLISVLQNAFFALKVEKECISQNIHTPAFERVSCANRNCMDSYPTFLAVMWCAGLCLSQAPAAFAGIIYLVVRQKYFVGYMGQTCQSTPGYLFGKRILFFLVLMCIVGIFNYLLMRYYGSNYKEYVETITSASSALLLIP; translated from the exons ATGGACATAGTTGTGGAAAACATCTACCTCCTGGTCATAGTCACCCTCATCAGTGTACTTCAGAACG CATTCTTTGCCCTGAAGGTAGAGAAGGAGTGCATCAGTCAAAATATCCACACACCTGCCTTTGAACGAGTTTCTTGTGCCAA CCGTAACTGCATGGATTCTTATCCCACCTTCCTGGCAGTGATGTGGTGTGCCGGTCTGTGTCTCAGTCAAG CTCCTGCTGCCTTTGCTGGGATCATCTATCTTGTAGTCAGGCAGAAGTACTTTGTTGGATACATGGGACAAACCTGTCAAAG CACCCCAGGCTACCTGTTTGGAAAACGCATCCTCTTCTTCCTGGTCCTTATGTGCATTGTGGGCATCTTCAACTACCTGCTGATGCGCTACTACGGTAGCAACTATAAGGAATATGTGGAAACCATCACCAGCGCTTCATCTGCTCTTCTCCTCATCCCTTAG
- the LOC120543572 gene encoding mesenteric estrogen-dependent adipogenesis protein-like isoform X2 has protein sequence MTINEVSHSWMEVTEVEEFLREPPAGFSVEVLCSGYRVHSEPEKSLVLVDDFDSCKGKIVFQKSLGRKVKMHNLWEYTSMRNSLLTKRIYLLMSACEDNFSVTGKKAANEARDSNNPFIKWQMERGLDWTISSVAGESYRVDIDLTELLESWAAKNIHIITDKLKVKPVWRDASFTLKYYSDALFDFPHWFGFSKRKFNLRLT, from the exons ATGACGATAAACGAAGTGTCCCACAGCTGGATGGAAGTGACAGAAGTGGAAGAGTTCCTGAGAGAACCTCCGGCCGGTTTCTCCGTGGAGGTTCTCTGCTCGGGTTACCGAGTGCACAGCGAGCCGGAGAAGAGCCTGGTGCTCGTCGATGACTTCGACTCCTGCAAAGGGAAAATAGTTTTCCAGAAGTCGTTGGGAAG gaaaGTTAAAATGCACAATTTATGGGAGTACACCAGCATGAGAAATAGTCTGCTGACCAAGAGGATCTATCTACTGATGTCTGCCTGCGAAGACAACTTTTCAGTGACCGGCAAAAAGGCAGCCAATGAAGCTAGAG ACAGCAACAATCCTTTCATCAAGTGGCAGATGGAGAGAGGCCTGGACTGGACCATCTCCTCTGTTGCTGGGGAAAGCTACAGGGTGGAT ATTGACTTGACTGAACTACTGGAGAGCTGGGCAGCAAAAAACATCCACATCATAACTGACAAACTCAAAGTCAAACCTGTGTGGAGAGATGCCTCCTTCACCCTCAAATACTACTCTGATGCTCTCTTTGACTTCCCACACTGGTTTGGGTTCAGCAAAAGAAAATTTAAC TTGAGACTGACATGA
- the LOC120543572 gene encoding mesenteric estrogen-dependent adipogenesis protein-like isoform X1, with product MTINEVSHSWMEVTEVEEFLREPPAGFSVEVLCSGYRVHSEPEKSLVLVDDFDSCKGKIVFQKSLGRKVKMHNLWEYTSMRNSLLTKRIYLLMSACEDNFSVTGKKAANEARVLKQFVVSIDSNNPFIKWQMERGLDWTISSVAGESYRVDIDLTELLESWAAKNIHIITDKLKVKPVWRDASFTLKYYSDALFDFPHWFGFSKRKFNLRLT from the exons ATGACGATAAACGAAGTGTCCCACAGCTGGATGGAAGTGACAGAAGTGGAAGAGTTCCTGAGAGAACCTCCGGCCGGTTTCTCCGTGGAGGTTCTCTGCTCGGGTTACCGAGTGCACAGCGAGCCGGAGAAGAGCCTGGTGCTCGTCGATGACTTCGACTCCTGCAAAGGGAAAATAGTTTTCCAGAAGTCGTTGGGAAG gaaaGTTAAAATGCACAATTTATGGGAGTACACCAGCATGAGAAATAGTCTGCTGACCAAGAGGATCTATCTACTGATGTCTGCCTGCGAAGACAACTTTTCAGTGACCGGCAAAAAGGCAGCCAATGAAGCTAGAG TGCTGAAGCAGTTTGTGGTGTCCATAGACAGCAACAATCCTTTCATCAAGTGGCAGATGGAGAGAGGCCTGGACTGGACCATCTCCTCTGTTGCTGGGGAAAGCTACAGGGTGGAT ATTGACTTGACTGAACTACTGGAGAGCTGGGCAGCAAAAAACATCCACATCATAACTGACAAACTCAAAGTCAAACCTGTGTGGAGAGATGCCTCCTTCACCCTCAAATACTACTCTGATGCTCTCTTTGACTTCCCACACTGGTTTGGGTTCAGCAAAAGAAAATTTAAC TTGAGACTGACATGA